A section of the Prionailurus bengalensis isolate Pbe53 chromosome C2, Fcat_Pben_1.1_paternal_pri, whole genome shotgun sequence genome encodes:
- the ZBTB21 gene encoding zinc finger and BTB domain-containing protein 21 isoform X2, with translation MEGLLHYINPAHAISLLSALNEERLKGQLCDVLLIVGDQKFRAHKNVLAASSEYFQSLFTNKENEAQTVFQLDFCEPDAFDNVLNYIYSSSLFVEKSSLAAVQELGYSLGISFLTNIVSKTPQAPFPTCPNRKKIFIEEDESSSQKRSVIVCQSRNEAQGKTVGQNQPDLSHASRPSPGLAVKTGTGKPHVPKPAEAPHASPVAEKTWPRDGPVGCAKSLERPGSVDDPHRSSLAKSNAVPPGKPLQDREGTDEKPCLSGQLPKGKAIELALKRPRPPVLSLRSASETPYVLKETGKGGGPGEDRNLLYYSKLGLVVPSGGPGSGKQGIDRSGPLVKSLLRRSLSMDSQVPVYSPAIDLKSSQGPSAASGEVPANVFCALSQKPSVKECDDASALDERAPAPQPHRLRSFSASQSTDREGEPAVAEVRVKTEPRSPLSDPSDIIRVTVGDPAAASSVTRDLSLKTEDDQRDMSRLPAKRRFQADRRLPFKKVKEGEHGSPVSEQNLEEGSSPPLPDADFPDSDLNKEEFEQGSHERLCRNATVCPYCSLRFFSPELKREHEGKCEYKKLTCLECMRTFKSSFSIWRHQVEVHNQNTMAPAEHFSLPGLDHNGDATAASRPQAQAEPPRANHALAAKDDAAFSDCSEQVNFDSEDSSCLPEDLSLSKQLKIHVKEEPAEEAEEEAPEARAAAKDAGPSKDSSLWPCEKCGKTFTAHKQLERHQELLCSVKPFICHVCNKAFRTNFRLWSHFQSHMSQAADEPAHKDPEACPVPTNSPSPPPLPPPPPLPKIQPLEPDSPTGVAENPAPAAEKLFVPQESDTLFYHAPPLSAITFKRQFMCKLCHRTFKTAFSLWSHEQSHN, from the exons ATGGAGGGGTTGCTGCATTACATCAACCCGGCCCACGCCATCTCCCTCCTCAGTGCCCTCAACGAGGAGCGCCTCAAAGGGCAGCTGTGTGACGTGCTGCTGATCGTCGGGGACCAGAAGTTTCGAGCTCATAAAAATGTCTTGGCTGCCAGCAGCGAATATTTTCAGAGTCTGTTCACGAATAAGGAGAACGAGGCCCAAACCGTATTTCAACTTGATTTTTGTGAACCCGATGCTTTTGATAATGTTTTGAACTACATTTATTCTTCGTCCTTATTTGTCGAGAAAAGCAGTCTCGCCGCCGTCCAAGAGCTGGGCTACAGCCTCGGGATTTCCTTTCTGACGAACATCGTCTCGAAAACACCTCAGGCACCCTTTCCAACGTGCCCCAACAGGAAGAAGATATTCATAGAAGAGGACGAAAGCAGTTCTCAGAAGAGAAGTGTCATCGTGTGTCAAAGCCGAAACGAAGCACAAGGCAAAACTGTCGGTCAGAATCAGCCCGACCTGAGCCACGCCTCGCGGCCCTCCCCCGGCCTCGCGGTCAAGACCGGCACCGGGAAGCCCCACGTCCCAAAGCCAGCGGAAGCGCCTCACGCGTCGCCAGTAGCCGAAAAGACTTGGCCCAGAGATGGCCCTGTGGGCTGCGCGAAGTCCCTCGAGCGTCCCGGCTCTGTGGACGACCCTCACAGAAGCAGCTTAGCGAAGAGCAACGCGGTGCCGCCTGGCAAGCCGCTGCAGGACAGAGAGGGGACGGACGAGAAACCGTGTCTGAGCGGCCAGCTGCCCAAAGGAAAAGCCATAGAGCTGGCCTTGAAGAGACCACGGCCGCCCGTCCTGTCTCTTCGAAGCGCGTCGGAGACCCCCTACGTGTTGAAGGAAACCGGCAAAGGAGGCGGCCCGGGCGAAGACAGGAACCTGCTGTACTATTCGAAGCTGGGGTTGGTGGTCCCGTCCGGCGGCCCTGGTTCCGGAAAGCAAGGCATCGACAGAAGCGGCCCGCTGGTGAAGAGTCTGCTCAGGCGCTCGCTGTCCATGGACAGCCAGGTTCCCGTCTACTCGCCCGCCATAGACCTGAAGTCTTCCCAGGGGCCCTCGGCGGCATCCGGGGAGGTGCCCGCCAACGTgttctgtgctctgtctcaaaagccGTCTGTGAAAGAGTGTGACGACGCGTCAGCCCTCGACGAGCGGGCTCCGGCGCCCCAGCCGCACCGCCTCAGGTCCTTCAGCGCCTCTCAGTCCACGGACAGGGAGGGCGAGCCTGCCGTGGCCGAGGTGCGCGTCAAGACGGAGCCCCGCAGCCCGCTGTCGGACCCCTCCGACATCATCCGAGTCACCGTGGGAGACCCGGCGGCCGCGTCGTCCGTCACGAGAGACCTCTCCCTGAAGACCGAAGACGACCAAAGAGACATGAGCAGGCTCCCGGCCAAAAGGAGGTTCCAGGCGGACCGAAGACTGCCGTTTAAGAAGGTAAAGGAGGGCGAGCACGGGTCTCCGGTGTCCGAACAGAACTTGGAGGAGGGCTCGAGCCCTCCTCTCCCCGATGCCGACTTTCCAGACTCTGACTTGAATAAAGAGGAATTTG AGCAAGGAAGCCACGAGCGGCTGTGCCGAAACGCAACCGTCTGCCCCTACTGCAGCCTTAGGTTTTTCTCGCCCGAGCTCAAGCGGGAGCACGAGGGCAAGTGTGAGTACAAGAAGCTGACGTGCCTCGAGTGCATGCGCACCTTCAAGTCCTCCTTCAGCATCTGGCGGCACCAGGTCGAGGTCCACAACCAGAACACGATGGCGCCGGCCGAGCACTTCTCCCTGCCCGGCCTGGACCACAACGGCGACGCGACCGCCgcctccaggccccaggcccaggccgAGCCCCCGAGAGCCAACCACGCGCTGGCCGCCAAGGACGACGCCGCGTTCAGCGACTGTTCCGAGCAGGTGAACTTCGACTCCGAGGATTCTTCCTGCCTCCCCGAGGACCTCAGCCTTTCGAAGCAGCTGAAAATCCACGTCAAGGAGGAGCCCGCCGAGGAGGCCGAGGAGGAGGCGCCCGAGGCCCGCGCGGCCGCCAAGGACGCGGGCCCCAGCAAGGACAGCAGCCTGTGGCCGTGCGAGAAGTGCGGCAAGACGTTCACGGCGCACAAGCAGCTGGAGCGGCACCAGGAGCTGCTGTGCTCCGTGAAGCCCTTCATCTGCCACGTTTGCAACAAAGCCTTCCGCACCAACTTCCGCCTCTGGAGCCACTTCCAGTCCCACATGTCCCAGGCCGCCGACGAGCCGGCGCACAAGGACCCGGAAGCCTGCCCCGTCCCCACAAACTCGCCGTCCCCGCCcccgctgcccccgcccccgccgctgcCCAAGATCCAGCCCCTGGAGCCCGACAGCCCGACGGGCGTGGCCGAGAACCCCGCGCCGGCCGCCGAGAAACTCTTTGTGCCCCAGGAATCCGACACGCTGTTCTACCACGCCCCGCCCCTCTCGGCAATCACATTTAAAAGACAGTTCATGTGTAAACTGTGCCACAGGACATTCAAGACTGCCTTCAGTCTTTGGAGTCACGAACAAAGCCACAACTGA
- the ZBTB21 gene encoding zinc finger and BTB domain-containing protein 21 isoform X1: MEGLLHYINPAHAISLLSALNEERLKGQLCDVLLIVGDQKFRAHKNVLAASSEYFQSLFTNKENEAQTVFQLDFCEPDAFDNVLNYIYSSSLFVEKSSLAAVQELGYSLGISFLTNIVSKTPQAPFPTCPNRKKIFIEEDESSSQKRSVIVCQSRNEAQGKTVGQNQPDLSHASRPSPGLAVKTGTGKPHVPKPAEAPHASPVAEKTWPRDGPVGCAKSLERPGSVDDPHRSSLAKSNAVPPGKPLQDREGTDEKPCLSGQLPKGKAIELALKRPRPPVLSLRSASETPYVLKETGKGGGPGEDRNLLYYSKLGLVVPSGGPGSGKQGIDRSGPLVKSLLRRSLSMDSQVPVYSPAIDLKSSQGPSAASGEVPANVFCALSQKPSVKECDDASALDERAPAPQPHRLRSFSASQSTDREGEPAVAEVRVKTEPRSPLSDPSDIIRVTVGDPAAASSVTRDLSLKTEDDQRDMSRLPAKRRFQADRRLPFKKVKEGEHGSPVSEQNLEEGSSPPLPDADFPDSDLNKEEFGELEGTRPNKKFKCKHCLKIFRSTAGLHRHINMYHNPEKPYACDICHKRFHTNFKVWTHCQTQHGVVRNPSPASSSHAVLDEKFQRKLIDIVREREIKKALIFKLRRSKPAFQAQTSSQAQAIKRNLRSRAKGAYVCTYCGKAYRFLSQFKQHVKMHPGEKPVGVTRAAKPREHVSLESPVENKEVYQCRLCNAKLSSLLEQGSHERLCRNATVCPYCSLRFFSPELKREHEGKCEYKKLTCLECMRTFKSSFSIWRHQVEVHNQNTMAPAEHFSLPGLDHNGDATAASRPQAQAEPPRANHALAAKDDAAFSDCSEQVNFDSEDSSCLPEDLSLSKQLKIHVKEEPAEEAEEEAPEARAAAKDAGPSKDSSLWPCEKCGKTFTAHKQLERHQELLCSVKPFICHVCNKAFRTNFRLWSHFQSHMSQAADEPAHKDPEACPVPTNSPSPPPLPPPPPLPKIQPLEPDSPTGVAENPAPAAEKLFVPQESDTLFYHAPPLSAITFKRQFMCKLCHRTFKTAFSLWSHEQSHN; the protein is encoded by the coding sequence ATGGAGGGGTTGCTGCATTACATCAACCCGGCCCACGCCATCTCCCTCCTCAGTGCCCTCAACGAGGAGCGCCTCAAAGGGCAGCTGTGTGACGTGCTGCTGATCGTCGGGGACCAGAAGTTTCGAGCTCATAAAAATGTCTTGGCTGCCAGCAGCGAATATTTTCAGAGTCTGTTCACGAATAAGGAGAACGAGGCCCAAACCGTATTTCAACTTGATTTTTGTGAACCCGATGCTTTTGATAATGTTTTGAACTACATTTATTCTTCGTCCTTATTTGTCGAGAAAAGCAGTCTCGCCGCCGTCCAAGAGCTGGGCTACAGCCTCGGGATTTCCTTTCTGACGAACATCGTCTCGAAAACACCTCAGGCACCCTTTCCAACGTGCCCCAACAGGAAGAAGATATTCATAGAAGAGGACGAAAGCAGTTCTCAGAAGAGAAGTGTCATCGTGTGTCAAAGCCGAAACGAAGCACAAGGCAAAACTGTCGGTCAGAATCAGCCCGACCTGAGCCACGCCTCGCGGCCCTCCCCCGGCCTCGCGGTCAAGACCGGCACCGGGAAGCCCCACGTCCCAAAGCCAGCGGAAGCGCCTCACGCGTCGCCAGTAGCCGAAAAGACTTGGCCCAGAGATGGCCCTGTGGGCTGCGCGAAGTCCCTCGAGCGTCCCGGCTCTGTGGACGACCCTCACAGAAGCAGCTTAGCGAAGAGCAACGCGGTGCCGCCTGGCAAGCCGCTGCAGGACAGAGAGGGGACGGACGAGAAACCGTGTCTGAGCGGCCAGCTGCCCAAAGGAAAAGCCATAGAGCTGGCCTTGAAGAGACCACGGCCGCCCGTCCTGTCTCTTCGAAGCGCGTCGGAGACCCCCTACGTGTTGAAGGAAACCGGCAAAGGAGGCGGCCCGGGCGAAGACAGGAACCTGCTGTACTATTCGAAGCTGGGGTTGGTGGTCCCGTCCGGCGGCCCTGGTTCCGGAAAGCAAGGCATCGACAGAAGCGGCCCGCTGGTGAAGAGTCTGCTCAGGCGCTCGCTGTCCATGGACAGCCAGGTTCCCGTCTACTCGCCCGCCATAGACCTGAAGTCTTCCCAGGGGCCCTCGGCGGCATCCGGGGAGGTGCCCGCCAACGTgttctgtgctctgtctcaaaagccGTCTGTGAAAGAGTGTGACGACGCGTCAGCCCTCGACGAGCGGGCTCCGGCGCCCCAGCCGCACCGCCTCAGGTCCTTCAGCGCCTCTCAGTCCACGGACAGGGAGGGCGAGCCTGCCGTGGCCGAGGTGCGCGTCAAGACGGAGCCCCGCAGCCCGCTGTCGGACCCCTCCGACATCATCCGAGTCACCGTGGGAGACCCGGCGGCCGCGTCGTCCGTCACGAGAGACCTCTCCCTGAAGACCGAAGACGACCAAAGAGACATGAGCAGGCTCCCGGCCAAAAGGAGGTTCCAGGCGGACCGAAGACTGCCGTTTAAGAAGGTAAAGGAGGGCGAGCACGGGTCTCCGGTGTCCGAACAGAACTTGGAGGAGGGCTCGAGCCCTCCTCTCCCCGATGCCGACTTTCCAGACTCTGACTTGAATAAAGAGGAATTTGGTGAGTTGGAGGGAACGAGGCCAAACAAAAAGTTTAAATGCAAACATTGCCTTAAGATCTTTAGATCCACAGCAGGCCTTCACCGGCACATTAACATGTACCACAACCCAGAGAAGCCCTATGCTTGCGACATCTGCCACAAGCGCTTTCACACGAACTTCAAAGTGTGGACGCACTGCCAGACCCAGCACGGCGTGGTGAGGAACCCGTCGCCGGCCTCTAGCTCACACGCCGTGCTGGACGAGAAGTTCCAGAGAAAGCTCATTGACAtagtgagagagcgagagattAAGAAGGCCCTGATCTTTAAGCTGAGGCGCAGCAAGCCCGCTTTTCAGGCGCAGACTAGCTCCCAGGCCCAAGCCATCAAGAGGAACTTGCGGTCCCGAGCCAAAGGAGCGTACGTTTGCACCTACTGCGGAAAGGCCTATCGCTTTCTCTCGCAGTTCAAGCAGCACGTAAAGATGCACCCGGGAGAGAAGCCCGTTGGCGTCACTAGAGCTGCTAAGCCCAGGGAGcatgtttctctggagagcccggTAGAGAACAAGGAGGTTTACCAGTGCCGCCTCTGTAATGCTAAGCTCTCTTCTCTTCTAGAGCAAGGAAGCCACGAGCGGCTGTGCCGAAACGCAACCGTCTGCCCCTACTGCAGCCTTAGGTTTTTCTCGCCCGAGCTCAAGCGGGAGCACGAGGGCAAGTGTGAGTACAAGAAGCTGACGTGCCTCGAGTGCATGCGCACCTTCAAGTCCTCCTTCAGCATCTGGCGGCACCAGGTCGAGGTCCACAACCAGAACACGATGGCGCCGGCCGAGCACTTCTCCCTGCCCGGCCTGGACCACAACGGCGACGCGACCGCCgcctccaggccccaggcccaggccgAGCCCCCGAGAGCCAACCACGCGCTGGCCGCCAAGGACGACGCCGCGTTCAGCGACTGTTCCGAGCAGGTGAACTTCGACTCCGAGGATTCTTCCTGCCTCCCCGAGGACCTCAGCCTTTCGAAGCAGCTGAAAATCCACGTCAAGGAGGAGCCCGCCGAGGAGGCCGAGGAGGAGGCGCCCGAGGCCCGCGCGGCCGCCAAGGACGCGGGCCCCAGCAAGGACAGCAGCCTGTGGCCGTGCGAGAAGTGCGGCAAGACGTTCACGGCGCACAAGCAGCTGGAGCGGCACCAGGAGCTGCTGTGCTCCGTGAAGCCCTTCATCTGCCACGTTTGCAACAAAGCCTTCCGCACCAACTTCCGCCTCTGGAGCCACTTCCAGTCCCACATGTCCCAGGCCGCCGACGAGCCGGCGCACAAGGACCCGGAAGCCTGCCCCGTCCCCACAAACTCGCCGTCCCCGCCcccgctgcccccgcccccgccgctgcCCAAGATCCAGCCCCTGGAGCCCGACAGCCCGACGGGCGTGGCCGAGAACCCCGCGCCGGCCGCCGAGAAACTCTTTGTGCCCCAGGAATCCGACACGCTGTTCTACCACGCCCCGCCCCTCTCGGCAATCACATTTAAAAGACAGTTCATGTGTAAACTGTGCCACAGGACATTCAAGACTGCCTTCAGTCTTTGGAGTCACGAACAAAGCCACAACTGA